In Lacrimispora indolis DSM 755, a genomic segment contains:
- a CDS encoding FadR/GntR family transcriptional regulator: protein MGFAPIENERLSDKVVRVIMEQIKDGTLKPGDKLPNELDLADEFCVSRGILREALTILQARNYICRKPKEGTFVNPNILDIMNVSAGITLKEGTYSDLIEMRICLEQRTVEKIIETASDEEIAELYDLISETDKKKGARSIDHYFHYRLAELSHNAMFMNFIDSYYDIIDEVAAHTTKNANRRQEIYKEHRDIIQALKERDKEKAKAAVVGHLKNVLQNIKNG from the coding sequence ATGGGTTTTGCTCCAATTGAGAATGAAAGATTATCAGATAAAGTTGTACGGGTTATAATGGAACAGATAAAAGACGGAACTTTAAAACCTGGAGATAAATTACCAAATGAACTTGATTTGGCTGATGAATTCTGCGTAAGCAGAGGAATTCTAAGAGAAGCCCTGACGATATTACAAGCAAGAAATTATATCTGTAGAAAGCCGAAAGAAGGTACATTTGTTAATCCGAATATTTTAGATATTATGAATGTTTCAGCAGGAATTACACTAAAAGAAGGTACTTACAGCGATTTAATTGAAATGCGCATTTGCTTAGAACAAAGAACTGTGGAGAAAATTATTGAAACTGCATCTGATGAGGAGATTGCAGAATTATATGATCTGATTTCAGAAACAGACAAGAAAAAAGGAGCGCGTTCCATTGATCACTATTTTCACTATCGTCTTGCAGAGCTTTCCCATAATGCGATGTTTATGAATTTTATTGATTCCTATTATGATATCATTGATGAGGTTGCTGCCCATACTACTAAGAATGCAAACCGCAGACAGGAGATATATAAAGAACATCGTGACATTATTCAGGCGCTTAAGGAAAGAGATAAAGAAAAGGCAAAAGCAGCTGTGGTAGGCCATCTTAAAAATGTATTACAAAATATTAAAAACGGTTGA